Proteins encoded together in one Pseudomonadota bacterium window:
- a CDS encoding inorganic phosphate transporter, which yields MEIYVFAVGILFAVASMDLIFGVSNDAVNFLNSSVGSRVAPRHIIMIVASLGILAGVTFSGGMMEVVRKGIFHPKYFIMPELITIFLAVMITDILLLDIFNTFGLPTSTTVSIVFELLGAAIAVSIVKITHNDQSLMALLEYINTAKALSIISGILLSVFIAFICGALAQFVTRLAFTFDYEKRLRRYGGVWCGLALTMIIYFILIKGAKGASFMSPDMVVWIKTHTWNILGYGFIGFALLAQFLTLFTKFNILKFIVLAGTFALAMAFAANDLVNFIGVPLAGYHAFTLAKASTDPLTIPMAAMQNQIHTNTFFLLGAGGIMVLTLWLSRKARSVTKTMVNLSRQDEGLERFDTSRLSRIMVRTVIWVINTSNKICPESMRLWCSKRFDASNVQPVAGYNGAIPEFDLLRASVNLVVASALVSLATSMKLPLSTTYVTFMVAMGASLADQAWGSESAVYRVTGVLTVIGGWFFTAFSAFTISLIFAFVLSYTNKWAAIVLLLSVVGLIIFRNFKIHGHREKAVEELELLDLKRVTDANFAERTCFEHTGRYLKIVRKNLTLCFDGILTQDRKQLKELRSGTSKIQTWSNIIVANIFKTLRLLQQDEAKNENAAKYSYVVSALQEIAESLRDMILRCHVHTSNQHSGLLPEQKKELQQVQKFVELLLDDTSRILLNRETFRYREIAAHYVALKQFLEDIDHKQVERICCNESKTRLSILFYGINNACLKISEQTLQLLNIFDDIFKLDKE from the coding sequence ATGGAAATCTATGTATTTGCGGTAGGCATATTGTTTGCCGTGGCAAGTATGGATCTAATTTTTGGTGTCAGCAATGATGCAGTTAATTTTCTTAATTCATCAGTTGGCTCCCGTGTGGCTCCCAGGCATATAATTATGATTGTGGCAAGTCTTGGCATACTTGCTGGTGTTACTTTTTCAGGCGGTATGATGGAGGTAGTCCGAAAAGGGATATTTCATCCCAAATACTTTATTATGCCTGAGTTAATAACAATTTTCCTTGCTGTTATGATAACCGATATACTGCTTCTTGATATTTTCAACACATTCGGCTTACCCACATCCACAACAGTTTCCATTGTTTTCGAGCTGCTTGGAGCGGCCATTGCCGTATCTATTGTAAAGATCACACACAATGACCAGAGCTTGATGGCACTTTTGGAATATATAAATACAGCAAAGGCATTGAGCATAATATCGGGTATACTGCTTTCTGTGTTTATAGCATTTATTTGTGGAGCGTTAGCCCAGTTTGTTACACGACTGGCTTTTACCTTTGATTATGAAAAAAGGTTGCGCCGCTATGGTGGAGTATGGTGCGGTCTTGCCCTTACGATGATAATATATTTTATCTTAATCAAGGGCGCAAAAGGGGCATCTTTCATGAGTCCCGATATGGTTGTGTGGATTAAAACCCATACCTGGAATATATTGGGTTATGGTTTTATAGGTTTTGCATTACTGGCCCAATTTTTAACTTTATTTACAAAATTTAATATTCTAAAGTTCATTGTTCTTGCCGGCACTTTTGCTCTTGCCATGGCCTTTGCCGCAAATGACCTTGTCAATTTTATCGGCGTTCCTTTAGCCGGATATCATGCATTTACACTGGCCAAAGCCAGCACCGATCCCTTAACCATTCCTATGGCAGCAATGCAAAATCAAATTCATACCAATACTTTTTTTCTTCTGGGCGCCGGGGGTATTATGGTGCTTACGCTATGGTTATCCCGCAAAGCACGTTCAGTTACCAAAACCATGGTTAACTTAAGCCGGCAGGATGAAGGGCTTGAAAGATTTGATACATCCCGATTATCCCGCATTATGGTGCGAACGGTAATCTGGGTAATAAATACTTCAAACAAAATTTGCCCGGAATCTATGCGCTTATGGTGCAGTAAAAGATTTGATGCAAGCAATGTTCAGCCCGTTGCTGGATATAATGGTGCTATTCCTGAATTTGATTTACTCCGTGCAAGTGTCAACCTTGTAGTAGCAAGCGCCCTTGTCTCATTGGCAACCAGCATGAAACTTCCCCTTTCAACTACTTATGTTACGTTTATGGTCGCCATGGGCGCATCTCTGGCAGATCAGGCCTGGGGTTCTGAAAGTGCCGTCTATCGGGTTACAGGAGTTTTGACCGTTATTGGCGGATGGTTTTTTACCGCCTTTAGTGCATTTACTATATCATTAATTTTTGCCTTTGTGCTTTCTTACACTAACAAATGGGCAGCTATTGTTCTATTATTGTCTGTGGTTGGACTTATAATCTTCAGAAATTTCAAGATTCATGGCCACAGGGAAAAAGCGGTTGAAGAGCTGGAATTGTTGGATTTGAAGAGAGTGACCGATGCCAATTTTGCCGAGCGGACTTGTTTTGAGCATACCGGGCGTTATTTGAAAATAGTCCGGAAAAATCTGACCTTATGTTTTGACGGCATTCTTACCCAGGATCGTAAGCAATTGAAGGAATTGCGTAGTGGAACAAGCAAAATTCAGACATGGTCCAATATTATAGTGGCTAACATATTTAAGACGCTGCGGCTATTGCAGCAAGATGAAGCTAAAAACGAAAACGCCGCTAAGTATTCCTATGTTGTCTCCGCATTGCAGGAAATTGCCGAGAGTCTGCGCGATATGATACTTAGATGCCATGTGCATACTTCAAACCAGCATTCAGGTCTCTTGCCTGAACAGAAAAAAGAACTTCAACAGGTACAAAAATTTGTTGAGTTGCTGCTTGACGATACCTCCCGTATTCTGCTTAACCGTGAAACGTTTCGCTATCGAGAAATTGCGGCTCATTATGTGGCGCTTAAACAATTTCTTGAAGATATTGACCACAAACAAGTGGAAAGAATTTGCTGTAACGAATCAAAAACCAGGCTTAGCATACTGTTTTACGGTATCAATAATGCCTGTCTGAAAATAAGCGAGCAAACGCTGCAACTGCTTAATATATTTGATGATATATTTAAACTGGATAAAGAATGA
- a CDS encoding 4Fe-4S binding protein yields MKPFTRTEKGFMTRYRFAIMLLSLFLFLPPLSFVFQFTADSNFCGTWCPRMFFVWRNGISASAYFAGYLRSYMGVALVFGVLISTLFWGRYWCSHLCPVGGAMELGSRLVPRFLKIDFSRIPAPAFRYGYLSVYFLAAAFGIGSLCCNYCNFATIPRMFGAAFSPADLAYFFRTAGIINLGLVVLLGFLAKGGRGYCNLLCPIGALDALSNRFGQRFGKRFFISAEKCNGCGKCKEVCPVWAVEINDTARIDHLSCMPCGNCLTACPQGAITFGKVEPGLLSRVPGGQTHKR; encoded by the coding sequence ATGAAACCGTTTACCCGCACTGAAAAGGGTTTTATGACAAGGTATAGGTTTGCGATTATGCTTCTGTCTCTTTTCTTGTTTTTGCCGCCCTTATCCTTTGTTTTCCAATTTACAGCAGACAGCAATTTTTGCGGCACATGGTGTCCCCGTATGTTTTTTGTCTGGCGCAATGGTATATCAGCAAGTGCCTATTTTGCAGGATATCTGAGAAGTTATATGGGAGTTGCCCTGGTGTTTGGGGTTCTGATATCCACCTTATTTTGGGGGCGTTACTGGTGCAGCCACTTATGCCCGGTGGGCGGGGCTATGGAGTTGGGAAGCCGCCTAGTTCCACGGTTTCTTAAAATCGATTTTTCCAGGATTCCGGCACCGGCCTTCCGGTACGGGTATTTGTCCGTATATTTTTTAGCGGCGGCATTTGGAATCGGCAGTCTTTGCTGTAACTACTGTAATTTTGCCACAATTCCCCGAATGTTTGGTGCGGCCTTTTCCCCTGCGGATCTTGCCTACTTTTTCAGGACGGCAGGAATCATCAATCTTGGTTTAGTGGTTTTACTTGGATTTCTGGCAAAAGGAGGAAGGGGATACTGCAATTTGCTATGCCCCATTGGAGCGCTGGATGCCCTTTCAAACCGGTTTGGCCAACGGTTTGGCAAAAGATTTTTTATATCTGCCGAAAAATGTAATGGCTGCGGCAAATGCAAAGAAGTATGTCCAGTCTGGGCCGTTGAGATCAATGATACGGCACGTATCGACCATCTTTCGTGTATGCCCTGCGGGAACTGCTTAACGGCCTGTCCTCAGGGCGCTATTACCTTTGGAAAGGTGGAGCCAGGATTGTTGAGCCGCGTGCCGGGGGGGCAAACACATAAGCGTTAA
- a CDS encoding TonB-dependent receptor translates to MKKRYKVLHCPDDHRTAVRVLNGVFLFIIILLITACPVYSEEDKAQEHMLEEVSVTATRLKRQTLEIPASVEIADENEIENTRMFNIKEVLEGMPGVLIESPNQGYDSRLIIRGSGLKARYGVRDIMVLMDGVPITDPDSFTRLDFIDTQLIKQVEVVKGPNSTLWGANAAGGVINIITKSPFEREGGIAKLGVGESNAFNGHLSFSGNTGDMFYYTVSASRRETDNDWRRWNEFESTQGSVQASLMFEDGSTLENYFGYTDASIQLPGKLDQDMFKEYLKTGKARETEGPWQYSGRYSEIFFFYSRWTKQIGSVELQPVFFINSWNHRHPVTGRINHADTNTYGMDLQANHSHQLADRPGTLTFGVTGRFDDQETDYYKYAQYATGFGGRITEVLSDTRGELIETQDRKTDLYGIYAQESFQPTDRCIMDLGLRYDEVKFDITGSRSETFDYSAGTYILASDPEDIDKSFSDFSPRLGISYKLIEGLNIYTQFSRGIQTPTESELSENPELDTVKIYNYEIGLKARHPRWSLDTAFYFSPVKNEVVQVIGTGGETQYVNSGKTNKKGFEFSCYWFVTPALKVGGAYSYTDYTFDEFSEPINVNGTVINLDTNGNTLPFVPENQFSFSGSYRHPSGFRFRIETLYWGSYYIDNANSEKYEGYEFVTNAMIAYEIGSIDISLDARNLFDEFYAVEVQKDTRGVIRYTPASPRTLMLRLTCKF, encoded by the coding sequence ATGAAAAAAAGATATAAAGTATTACATTGCCCAGATGATCACAGAACTGCTGTAAGAGTTTTAAATGGCGTTTTCTTATTTATTATAATCCTATTAATTACTGCCTGCCCTGTTTATTCGGAAGAAGACAAGGCGCAGGAACATATGCTGGAAGAAGTCAGTGTTACTGCTACACGCTTGAAAAGACAAACTCTGGAAATCCCTGCCAGCGTGGAAATTGCCGATGAAAATGAAATAGAAAATACCCGGATGTTCAATATTAAGGAGGTTCTGGAAGGAATGCCAGGAGTACTGATAGAATCTCCGAATCAGGGGTACGACTCCCGGCTAATTATCCGTGGGTCGGGTCTGAAGGCCCGGTACGGTGTCAGGGATATCATGGTGCTTATGGATGGTGTGCCAATAACCGACCCTGACAGTTTTACACGTCTGGATTTCATAGACACACAACTGATCAAGCAGGTCGAGGTGGTCAAAGGCCCGAATTCAACCCTGTGGGGAGCCAATGCGGCAGGCGGTGTGATCAATATCATCACCAAAAGCCCTTTTGAGCGGGAAGGCGGGATTGCTAAACTTGGCGTTGGTGAATCCAATGCCTTTAATGGTCATCTGTCTTTTTCCGGCAATACAGGAGATATGTTCTATTACACTGTCAGTGCCAGCAGGCGTGAAACCGATAACGACTGGCGCAGATGGAATGAGTTTGAGAGCACACAGGGTTCGGTACAGGCATCCCTTATGTTTGAGGACGGATCGACCCTTGAAAATTATTTCGGTTATACGGACGCATCCATTCAATTGCCGGGCAAACTGGATCAGGACATGTTCAAAGAATACTTAAAGACCGGTAAAGCCAGGGAGACCGAAGGGCCTTGGCAGTATTCCGGCCGGTATTCGGAGATCTTTTTCTTTTACTCAAGATGGACCAAGCAGATAGGCAGCGTTGAACTGCAACCGGTTTTTTTTATCAATTCATGGAATCATCGCCATCCTGTGACCGGGAGAATCAACCATGCGGATACTAATACCTACGGCATGGACCTACAGGCCAATCATTCCCATCAACTTGCAGACAGGCCCGGAACCCTGACCTTTGGTGTGACAGGCCGGTTTGATGATCAGGAAACTGATTATTACAAATACGCACAGTATGCCACCGGATTCGGGGGCCGGATTACAGAAGTACTCTCCGATACCCGTGGCGAACTTATTGAAACTCAAGACAGAAAAACGGATCTATACGGTATTTATGCCCAGGAGTCATTTCAACCCACCGACCGGTGTATCATGGATCTGGGCTTACGTTACGATGAGGTGAAATTCGACATTACCGGTTCCAGATCAGAAACCTTTGACTATTCTGCCGGAACTTACATTCTGGCTTCTGATCCGGAAGATATTGATAAATCCTTCAGCGATTTTAGCCCCCGGTTGGGAATTTCCTATAAGCTGATTGAGGGTTTGAACATCTATACTCAGTTTTCCAGGGGCATCCAGACCCCAACCGAGAGCGAGTTGAGCGAGAACCCTGAACTGGATACGGTCAAAATCTATAATTATGAAATAGGCTTAAAGGCGCGTCACCCGCGCTGGTCATTGGATACGGCCTTTTACTTTTCCCCGGTTAAAAATGAAGTTGTTCAGGTAATTGGAACCGGCGGTGAAACGCAGTATGTGAACTCAGGAAAAACGAACAAAAAAGGGTTTGAATTTTCCTGTTACTGGTTTGTCACACCCGCGCTCAAAGTTGGAGGTGCTTATTCTTATACGGATTACACCTTTGATGAATTTTCCGAACCGATCAATGTGAATGGGACGGTAATCAATCTGGACACAAACGGCAACACCTTGCCATTTGTGCCGGAAAATCAATTCTCTTTTTCCGGCTCCTATCGTCATCCGTCCGGTTTTCGATTCAGAATTGAAACCCTTTATTGGGGTTCCTATTATATAGATAATGCCAATTCCGAAAAATACGAAGGCTACGAATTCGTTACCAACGCCATGATTGCCTATGAAATCGGATCAATCGACATAAGTCTTGATGCGCGCAATCTGTTTGATGAATTCTATGCTGTTGAGGTACAAAAAGATACACGGGGTGTTATTCGTTACACACCGGCGTCTCCCCGGACTCTTATGCTCCGCTTAACTTGCAAATTCTAA
- a CDS encoding cytosolic protein, translated as MECKVDKNLTTCNCSYEPCKRKGYCCECLKYHLKSRQLPGCCFSADAEKTYDRSFEHFARLVNEKKI; from the coding sequence ATGGAATGTAAAGTCGATAAGAATCTCACAACATGTAACTGTAGTTATGAGCCTTGTAAACGAAAAGGCTATTGCTGCGAATGCTTGAAATATCATCTTAAAAGCAGACAACTGCCCGGATGCTGTTTTTCCGCTGATGCGGAAAAAACATATGACAGATCTTTTGAACACTTTGCGCGTTTGGTAAATGAAAAAAAGATATAA